One genomic segment of Acomys russatus chromosome 6, mAcoRus1.1, whole genome shotgun sequence includes these proteins:
- the Sde2 gene encoding splicing regulator SDE2, producing MAEAAVLAWVRGPGTGCRALRCSSAKCSVRDVIYRHCQEQEVPVECFFVKCNGFLVAAGDEVQHGALYSLEPRLCGGKGGFGSMLRALGAQIEKTTNREACRDLSGRRLRDVNHEKAMAEWVKQQAEREAEKEQKRLERLQRKLAEPKHCFSSPEYQRQCHEMAERLEDSVLKGMQAASSKVVSADSSEPRKRPSKSQTDQGPGAKKRKCFWLGMEGLEAAEGSSAGSSDDDGEEEAPGTSGLSCCVPGNGHDGVEVAADGPCSPQSSGLNAHSESPKKLLNPMTDSEQGILENTGTELGETSSWEHSDRKKVTETEETPARKETASPKHTEKDQETEMTGGDRAAMALSGEARESVPIANLEGNHSRDTAPGPEAVDLSSFPSAAELESLGLERLKRELMARGLKCGGTLQERAARLFSVRGLAKEHIDPALFAKPSKGKKK from the exons GAAGTTCCTGTGGAATGCTTCTTTGTGAAATGTAATGGCTTCCTGGTTGCTGCTGGTGACGAGGTGCAGCATGGAGCTCTGTACAGTTTGGAGCCCAGACTTTGTGGCGGTAAAGGAG GTTTTGGGTCTATGCTTCGAGCGCTTGGTGCGCAGATAGAGAAGACAACCAATCGAGAAGCCTGCCGGGATCTCAGTGGGAGGAGATTACGAGATGTCAATCATGAGAAAGC CATGGCCGAGTGGGTAAAACAGCAAGctgagagagaggctgagaaagagcAAAAGCGCCTGGAGAGACTGCAGCGGAAGCTCGCAGAGCCTAAGCACTGCTTCTCCAGCCCCGAGTACCAGAGGCAGTGCCATGAAATGGCTGAGCGGCTGGAGGATTCGGTCCTCAAAG GCATGCAGGCTGCCTCCAGCAAGGTGGTATCAGCAGACAGCAGTGAGCCCCGGAAACGGCCAAGCAAGTCACAAACAGACCAGGGACCAGGGGCCAAGAAGAGGAAATGCTTTTG GCTGGGCATGGAAGGACTGGAGGCTGCCGAGGGGTCCAGTGCTGGAAGCTCAGATGATGACGGTGAAGAAGAGGCCCCTGGGACTTCGGGGCTGAGCTGCTGTGTGCCGGGAAATGGCCATGATGGTGTTGAAGTGGCAGCTGACGGTCCTTGCAGTCCTCAGAGCTCTGGGTTGAATGCACACTCTGAGTCACCCAAAAAGCTTCTGAACCCCATGACTGACTCTGAGCAGGGCATTTTGGAGAACACAGGAACTGAGTTGGGAGAGACATCTTCCTGGGAGCACAGTGACAGGAAGAAGGTCACAGAAACAGAGGAGACCCCGGCAAGGAAGGAAACAGCGAGTCCTAAGCACACGGAAAAGGACCAAGAGACAGAAATGACTGGTGGGGACAGAGCTGCAATGGCTCTGTCTGGAGAAGCCAGGGAAAGTGTCCCTATTGCTAACCTGGAGGGAAACCACTCAAGAGACACG GCTCCTGGTCCGGAAGCTGTGGACCTGTCCTCATTCCCCTCGGCTGCAGAGTTGGAGTCTCTGGGTCTGGAGAGGCTCAAGCGTGAACTGATGGCCCGTGGACTGAAGTGCGGGGGCACCCTGCAGGAGCGCGCAGCCAGACTCTTCTCTGTCAGAGGCCTGGCAAAGGAACACATTGACCCAGCCTTATTTGCCAAGCCttcaaaagggaagaagaagtgA
- the LOC127190793 gene encoding left-right determination factor 2 yields the protein MLSLWLGWVFWVLPLAGPGAAVTDEQVLGSLLQQLQLSQAPILDRVDVEGVAIPNHVRSQYVALLQRSHADRSRGKRFSQNFREVAGRFLVSETSTHLLVFGMEQRLPPNSELVQAVLRLFQEPVPRTALRKHERLSPYSARARVTIEWLRVREDGSNRTALIDSRLVSIHESGWKAFDVTEAVNFWQQLSPPRQPLLLQVSVQREHLGLGTWSAHKLVRFAEQGPPGEEGRGEPQLELHTLDLKDYGAQGNCDSEAPVTEGMRCCRQEMYLDLQGLKWAENWILEPPGFLTYECVGSCLQPPEALTVMWPFLGPRQCIASEMTSLPLIVSVKEGGRTRPQVVSLPNMRVQTCSCASDGALIPRGIDL from the exons ATGCTATCCCTGTGGCTTGGCTGGGTATTCTGGGTGCTGCCCCTGGCTGGCCCTGGGGCAGCCGTGACTGACGAGCAGGTCTTGGGCAgcctgctgcagcagctgcagctcagCCAGGCCCCTATTCTGGACAGAGTGGATGTGGAGGGGGTGGCCATCCCCAACCATGTGAGGTCCCAGTATGTGGCCCTGCTGCAGCGAAGTCATGCGGACCGCTCCCGAGGCAAGAGGTTCAGCCAGAACTTCCGAG AGGTGGCAGGCAGGTTCCTGGTGTCAGAGACCTCCACACATCTGCTAGTGTTTGGCATGGAGCAGCGGCTGCCGCCCAACAGCGAGCTGGTGCAGGCGGTGCTGCGACTGTTCCAGGAGCCGGTCCCCAGAACCGCTCTCCGGAAGCACGAGAGGCTGTCCCCATACAGTGCCCGGGCTCGGGTCACCATTGAATGGCTGAGAGTCCGTGAGGATGGCTCCAACCGCACCGCCCTCATCGACTCCAG GCTTGTGTCCATCCACGAGAGCGGCTGGAAGGCCTTCGATGTGACCGAGGCCGTGAACTTCTGGCAGCAGCTGAGCCCGCCGAGGCAGCCGCTGCTGCTCCAGGTGTCGGTGCAGAGGGAGCATCTGGGTCTGGGGACCTGGAGCGCCCACAAGTTGGTCCGCTTTGCAGAGCAGGGGCCGCCGGGCGAGGAGGGGCGGGGCGAGCCACAGCTGGAGCTGCACACGCTGGACCTCAAGGACTACGG AGCTCAAGGCAACTGTGACTCTGAGGCCCCAGTGACAGAAGGCATGAGATGCTGTCGCCAGGAGATGTACCTGGACCTGCAGGGGTTGAAGTGGGCTGAGAACTGGATCCTGGAGCCCCCAGGCTTCCTGACCTACGAGTGTGTGGGCAGCTGCCTGCAGCCACCAGAGGCCCTGACTGTCATGTGGCCGTTTCTGGGCCCGCGGCAGTGCATTGCTTCAGAGATGACCTCCCTGCCCTTGATTGTCAGtgtgaaggagggaggcaggaccAGGCCTCAGGTAGTCAGCCTGCCCAACATGAGGGTGCAGACGTGTAGCTGTGCCTCGGATGGGGCGCTCATTCCCAGGGGGATAGACCTGTAG